The sequence below is a genomic window from Sphingobium sp. EP60837.
CCGAAGCGGATGGCGGGATTGCGGGAAAAGCCGACGCCTTCGCGCGGGATGCCTGCGAACGTATCCAGCTTTCCATTGCCATTTTCGTCGTGGATGATGGCGATGGCATAGTCGCCGGGCGCCACCTCTCCCAACGGGATCGCCCCTGACGCCACTGGGACCGTCAGGTGCCGCTTGTCAGGATCATGGCTGCAATCGGGGAAATAGGCTGGCGAGCGCGTAATGCAGACGAGCAGGTTGCCCTTGCCCGATCGCAAGTCGCGCACGCCCATGCTGAGCGGCTGCGGCTGATTGTCCGGAGCAGCGCCCGGCAGGGTTACCAACATCGCAACCAAAAACAGCAATCTCGCCCTCATGCGCGCCCCTTTTCAAAGTCGCCCAACCCCCGATCGGTCCCGCACAGGCGGTCCCATACACGGAAATAAAGGCCGTAATTGCAGCTATAAAGCTCATGATGCCGTTGATGATGGCTGGCCGTGATCAACCAGCGCCCGGCCGGCCCCTGCACCAGCCAGCGCGGAAACATCTCCCACCCCATATGGTTCGACACGCCCATGACAGTCATGATCGCCAGCACCGCGCCCAATGCGCCGACATGAATGGGGATCAGCAAGACGAGCGCCGGAATGACGAGCGCCCCCGTCAGCGCTTCCCAGGGATGAAAGCTCATCGCCGCCCAGGCCGTGGGCGGGCGGCTCGCATGATGGACGGCGTGAGCTATGCGGAACAGGCGAGGCCGGTGCATCCAGCGATGGGTCCAGTAAAACCAACTGTCATGCGCCGCGAGATAGAGCAGCACCGATACCGGCAGATACCAGAGCGGAAAGGCATGAACGTCCGTGTAGATTCGCGTCCACCCCTGCGCTTGCCAGCCCCAGGCTATAATACCTGCCGGAATGCCATAGATCAGCGCGGACGCCAGCGACCAGCCGATCTCCCGCCTGACCTGGTCCCCAAGATGCGCGTAAAGCCCGGGCTGGCGCACATGCGTCGCCAGCGCGAAGCCGCCGCTGGTCAGCAGATAACGCACGCCCACGATGGCGCTCATGGCGAGAGCAGAAAGGAGGAGCGCGGCGGCCATCACCGCCAACTATAAGGAGCGCGGCGCGTCCCGTCACCCCATCGGCGCGTCAAGTGCGCGGCCGCGCCTGCCGATAGCTGCCCAGCATCCGCACCCATTTGCTGTGGAACTCCAGTTCCGCCAGCGCCCGGTCGATCGCCGGATCACCGGGCATCCCTTCGATGTCGCAGAAAAACTCGGTCGCGGCGAAGCTCGCCCCGCGCTGATAGCTTTCCAGCTTGGTCATGTTGACGCCGTTGGTCGCAAAGCCGCCCATCGCCTTGTAAAGCGCAGCGGGCACATTCTTCACCTCGAACAGGAAGGTCGTCATCACCGGACCGACGCCGGGTTCCGGCATCTTGGGCTCACGCGACAACACCAGGAAGCGCGTCATATTGTCGTCGCTATCCTCGATATTCTCCGCCACCAGCTTCAGGCCGTACAGTTCCGCCGCGAGATAGGGTGCGACCGCACCCTCCCCCGGCTTCTTTGATTCTGCGACCAGAGCGGCCGCGCCTGCGGTATCGGCATAAGCCACCGGCTGGATGCCCCGCTCACGCAGATAGTGGCGGCACTGGCCCAGCGCCTGCGGGTGGCTCATCGCGCTTTTGACCGGCGCGTCATCGATCGCCATCAGGCAGTGCCGGATGCGCAGGAAATATTCGTCGATGATGTGCAGCCCCGATTCGGGCAGTAGGAAATGCATGTCGGCGACCCGGCCATGCAGGCTGTTTTCGATCGGGATGATCGCCCGCGCGGCCTGCCCATTGCGCACCGCATCGATCGCATCTTCAAAGGCGAAGCAGGGCAGCGGCACGCAATCGGGCGCGTAATCCAACGCCGCCAGATGCGAATTGGCGCCTGGCGCGCCTTGATAGGCGATCGCGCGCGAGGGATCGGCTGCCGCCTTCGCGGCCAGGTCCGCGACGATGACGCGGGCGGGGGCGGGATAGTTTTCCATCGGTGCGAGCGCGCTTAGGCACTCCTTCGCACGCGCGCAAGCATGCGCAGGGCAGCGCTCCTGCAAAAGCGGGCGTCAGGGCGTTCAACCATGCTTGCGCGTTCGCTCTTGCGCCATTATGGCAGCGCGCTAAAGGGGGCGCGGAAACCAAGCCGCCAGAACAAAATTCAAGGGAATCCAAGCGAAATGGCCGATCGTTTCAACACCGTTGCAGGCTGGGCGTTGTTTGCGGGGATCGTTGCGCTGGGCGGCGGAATCGTCAGCTCCAAATATTTCCATGACGAACGCCCTGAGAAGATGGGCTATGCGATCGAAGGCGTGGAAGCCGAGGGCGAAGGCGGCGCAGCTGCTGGTCCGGGCCTCAACACCCTGCTTGCCAGCGCCGATGTGGCCGCCGGTGAGAAGGTGTTCGCCAAGTGCGCCGCCTGCCACACCGTGAACCAGGGCGGCGCCAACGGCATCGGTCCGAACCTCTACGCCACCGTTGGCGAGGGCATCGGTCAGGGCAAGGGCGGCTTCGCCTTCTCCGACGCGCTCAAGAGCAAGGGCGGCAACTGGACGTTCGAGGCGCTGGATCACTGGCTGACCAGCCCGCGTGAGTTCGCGCCGGGCACCAAGATGACCTTCGCGGGCCTCGGCAACCCCGCCGACCGCGCCAACCTCATCGCCTGGCTGAACACGCAGGGCTCGAACCTGCCCCTGCCCGCCGCCGACGCCGCACCGGCGGAAGCGAGCGCCACGCCCGCTGAAGCCGCAAGCAACGCGACCAATGCAGCGGAAAGCGTCGCGGGCAAGGCCCCAGCCAACGCCGCACCCGCCACCGGCCCGGCCGCTGCTGGCAAGTAACAGGCTTTCACCGAAACTAAAGGGGCGCGGCACTGATTGCCGCGCCCCTTGCGTTTACAGCATGCAGCCGTGAATAAGAATCGCTCGAGCTGACCTGTCGAAGCCTGTTCTGAGCGCCTGATGCGGCAGTAGGGAAAGACGCCTCACGCCAACCTGCGGAACGACAAATTCAGAGCAAACCGCCGCGATTGCGAATAGCTATGACGGACCGGTCCTCCGCCAATTCTATGACCATGTCAGCCCAGCGGGGAAGGTCATCAAGCATATGACGAGTCAGCCGTTCATAATGCTGGATGAAGCGGGCAATTTCTTTACCAGACATGACGCCTGGTGAAGGCGCGCGGCCGCGTAATTCTTCTTCTTGCTCATTCCGCCAGCGCAAGACCACATCAAAGCTTGGTGCAGCGAGAAAAACAAGCCGGTCGATGCGGGCAAACAGCGCCTGATAGCTGCCCGCCAATGCGCTGTTTACGAAATGACGCCAGATGCCCTCTGCGTCTTCTTCTCGCTCCAACTGATTCACGGGGGAAGCCAAGTCTGCCTCTGATTGGGGGCGGGCGCCTACGCACCAGCCTTCCAACAGCAGCAGCCGAGTGCCGGGCGCTGCTTCTTCCCACGCGCTGTCCGGCAATCGATCGTCGGCAGCCTTGTCAAACCGGGGCAACGGTGCCGCCTCCCCACGCTCCAATGACGCGATGATCCCAAGGCCAAGGTCTATATCATGCGTTCTCGGCACCCCGCGCGTGCGCAACAGCGGGTGGCTGGCGCGGCCGAGCATCTCACGCTCAACTCGTGTGCGATAAAGGTCGTCGATCGACAGCAGCGCGGTGGGCACGCCGTTTCGATCGAAACGCTCCTTCAGTGCGCGTGCCAGCGTGGATTTGCCGCTTCCTTGCGCGCCACACAGGCCGATAATCGTCAGCGAGGTGTTCAGCCCGGACAGGGCTTGCTGGACGAGATGCTCTAGCGCTTGGATAGCGCTGCCATTGTTGCCCGGTGCATCGCCAGGCAGCGTGGTCACCGCTCCGCCACCAGCAGCTTGTCGATCTTCCGCCCGTCCATATCGACGATCTCGAACCGCCATCCCTGGTCATCGATAAAATCGCCCACCTCGGGCAATCGCTTGAGCAACCAGAGAGCGTGACCGGCGACGGTCGCATAATCCCGCCCTTCCGGCAGGTCGATCCCAATCCGGTCCGCCAGCAGGTCCACCGGCATCTGCCCCGACACCAGCAAGCTGCCATCCTCGCGCTCGACAACATCGGGCTCATCATGGGCGTCCCGATCCGACGCGAAATGGCCCGCGATCGCGGACAGCAGGTCTGCGGGCGTGGCGATGCCTTCGAAATGGCCATATTCGTCATGAACCATGACCATGGGCACATCGGCACGGCGCAGCACTTCCAGCACATCCATCGCATCGACCTGATCGGGGACGACCTCCACCCGGCGCATCAGGGCTTCAAGGTTGAGCCGATCTCCCCGGAACAGCGCGGTCATGATGTCGCGCGCCTGGACGACGCCGATAATATCTTCAACCGTTCCGCGGCCCACAGGCAGTCTGGTGTGCGGCGTTTCGAGCAATCGGGCGCGGATCGTTTCGTCGTCGGCGCTGATGTCGATCCAATCGACGTCCATGCGCGGGGTCATCACTTCGCGTACCGGCCGGTCGGCGAGACGGACAACGCCAGAGATGATCGCGCGCTCGCTCTCCTCGATCACCCCCGATCGGCTCGCCTCGGCGACGATCAGGTGCAGTTCCTCTGCCGTCACATGGCTCTCGGATTCGCGTGTCATCCGCAACAGGCGGAAGATGAGCGCGCTCGATCCGTCCAGCACCCAGACAATCGGCGCAGTCAGCCTCGACAGCCACAGCATCGGCGTCGCCACCAGCGCCGCAATGGGTTCGGGCGCGCGTAGGGCGAATTGCTTGGGCACCAACTCCCCGACGATCAACGAAGCATAGGTGGTGAGGCCGATCACCAGCGCAAAGCCGAGATTGGCCGCGCCGCTAGGTGACAGGCCCAGCCCCTGCAGCCGTTCGCCCACCGGCCCGCCCAGGCTCGCGCCCGAATAGGCACCCGCGACGATACCGATAAGGGTAATGCCGATCTGCACGGTCGAGAGGAACTTGCCAGGATCGCTCGCGAGCGCCAGCGCGGTCTGCGCCCCGCGCCGCCCCGCCTTCTCCATCGCCTGAAGTCGTGGGCGGCGGGCGGAGACGATCGCCAGTTCCGACATGGCGAAGACGCCGTTCAGCGCCACCAACGCCAGGATGATGACAAGATCTGCCCAAGGAAAGGGCGTCGGAGCGTGCGGGGGGATCGTGGCCATGGCGGTCAGCTACGCCCTATAACCTTGTTTCTTACAATTTCACAACCGCCGCATCACACGGGGTTCAGTTCGCTTGTGGAACAAAGGACGGCGCTCGACCATTGGGTAGTGCATCCGATCCTTTCGGGCGCACGATAATAAGGGAATTGAATCTATGCGGATTTCTCATCGCATCATGGGCGCGGCAGGCTTGGCCGCGATGCTAGCGACGACGGCGTGCACGACCGACCCCAACACCGGGCAGCGGCAGATTTCGAAGGCGGCGATCGGCGGCATCGGCGGCGCGCTGGGCGGCTATCTGCTGGGCGACCTGGTCGGCGGGCGGCGCGACCGGACCGAGAAGATCCTCGGCGCGGGCATCGGCGCGGTCGCGGGCGCGGGCATCGGCGCCTATATGGACGCACAGGAACGCAAGCTGCGTGAGGAAACCGCTGGCAGCGGCGTTGATGTGATCCGCGACGGTGACAATCTGGTGCTTCGCATGCCGTCCGGCATCACCTTCACCACCGACAGCGCCGCCGTTCAAACGCAGTTCCGGCCGACGCTGGACGATGTGTCGTCTGTCCTGGCCCAATATCCCAAAACCTATATCGACGTGTACGGCCACACGGACAGCGACGGGTCCGACGCTTATAACCAGACCCTGTCGGAACGCCGCGCGCAGTCCGTGGCGGATTACCTTACCACCCACGGCGTCCAGTCGGCCCGCATCGCGACGCGCGGATTTGGCGAGACCCAGCCGATCGCCTCCAACGAAAGCGCCGAGGGCAAGGCAAGCAACCGCCGCGTCGAAATCAAGATCGCGCCGGTAACGGAGAATGACGTCCGGGCTTAAAATCCCCGTTCGCTTCGAGCGAAGCCGAGATGCCGCGCAAGCGGTTTCTCGACTTCGTCCAACCGCGGGTTAAAAACTCGCCTTCAACCCATCGATCACGAACTGCGCCGCGAGCGCGGCCAGCAGCACGCCGAGCAGCCGGGTTATCACCGCCTCGATCTTGCTGCCCAGTAGCGCCATGATCGGCCCCGCCGCCAGCAGCGACCCAAGCATCAGCGCCAGCGTCACCACGACCGCGCCCATCACGACCAACCGTTCGCTGATGCCATCGGCCTGCGACATCAACAGCATCACCGTCGCGATCGATCCTGGCCCCGCGATCATCGGCATCGCCATGGGAAAGACCGAGACATCCTCCACTTCCGGCGTCTCGGCGATCTTGTGCGCCCGATCCTCGCGCCGCTGGGTGCGCTTCTCGAACACCATGTCCATCGCGATGATGAACAGCATGATGCCGCCCGCAATGCGGAAACTGTCGAGCGCGATGCCGAGCACGCCCAGCAGCTGCTTCCCCCACAGCGCGAAGATCAGCAGGATCACTGCCGCGATGCCCACTGCGCGGATCGCCATGACACGCCGCTGCGCGTGGCTCGCGCCGGTCGTCAGGCTGGCATAGATCGGCGCGCAGCCCGGCGGATCAATGACGACGAACAGAGTCACGAAGGCGGAGATGAACAGCTCGATCATGCGCCCGGCGCCGCTACCTTGTCATCGATCACCACATCATAGCCGCTGCCATTCCATGCGCGCACCCTGACATGGCGGCTGCCATCGGCCGCAACATCGGCGGTCCAGATCAGGCTGTCATCGGCGGGCGGCGCTGGTGTCTTCGCTCCGGGCGCGGGGCGAGCGCCGAGCCCCGGCTCCCGCCGCTTGCATGTCGCCACCTTCCCCACCAGAAACTCCGGCGCTTCCCGCGGCGCGGCCAGCGTGTCGCCATGATCCAGCACCCATTTCCACGCGCCATTCTTTTCGCGCCGCCAAATGGTCGTGAAATAGCCGACGGAGCCGTCCGGCCGCCGCCAGTTGCCGGTGCTGGCGGCAAGGTTGCCATCGCAGGATACATGGATGACGGACGGCGTCCAGCTCACCGGCTTGGGCGGATCGGTCCGTCCTTTCAGCCACTGTTTCGCCATCACGCGCTGCGGCACGAACATCACCGCATCGTCAGCCGCCGTTTCGCGGAAGGCAGTCCACTGCCCCTTGTCCCGCGCCAGGCGATTGAAAGCGATCTCGGCCGCAAAGACCGAACTCGGGTCCGGCTGATACCGCATCGGCGGCCGCGCGGCCACCAGCCCCAACAGGCTGGCCGCGATCAGAGCCGCCCGCGCTGCCTTCACAATCCCTCCGGCTTCGCCAACCCAGCGCGCGCATGCGCCGCGACCAGCGTATTGCGCAGCAGCACCGCGATCGTCATCGGCCCTACTCCGCCCGGCACCGGCGTGATCGCCCGGACATGGGCCAGCGCCTCGGCCGTGGCGACGTCGCCAACGATCCGGCTCTTGCCATCTTCCGTGTCGGTCACGCGGTTGATGCCAACGTCGATCACCGTGGCGCCGGGCTTGATCCATTCGCCCTTCACCATTTCGGCGCGGCCGACCGCCGCCACCACAATGTCGGCCCGGTGCACGACCGAAGCCAGATCGCGCGTCCGGCTGTGCGCGATGGTGACCGTGCAATTTTCCGCCAGCAGCAGCTGCGCCATGGGCTTCCCCACGATGTTGGAGCGGCCGACAACCACCGCCTCCATGCCCGTCAAATCGCCCAACTCATCCTTCAACAGCATGACGCAGCCCAGCGGCGTGCAGGGCACCAGCGCCTCCTGCCCGGTCGCCAGACGACCGGAATTGACGACATGGAAGCCGTCCACGTCCTTGGTCGGGTCAACCGCGCCGATGACCGCGGCTTCATCGATATGGCCGGGCAGCGGCAGCTGGACGAGGATGCCATCCACCCGGTCGTCCGCGTTCAGTTCCTCGACCAGGTCCAGCAGCTCTTCCTCGCCGATGCTGGCAGGCAGCTTGAACTCCAGGCTTTCCATGCCCGCCTCGACCGTCATCTTGCCCTTGTTGCGGACATAGACGGAACTGGCCGGGTCCTCGCCCACCAGCACCACGGCCAATCCCGGCTTGCGGCCGGCGCTTTTGACGAAGGCAGCGACGCCGTCCGCCACCTTGCCCCGCAGCGTGGCGGCGAAAGCCTTGCCGTCGATGATCTTGCCGATGGTCATGCTGCCTCAACCCGTCCCTTGATGATGGTGGAAAGCCGTAAAGCCATCATCGCCGCATTTCCTGAGCCGTCAGACGGTTCAATCTGACTTGGAAATGCTCCAGCGCCAACGCTTCACCGCCGCCCTTGATCCGCAGCCGCTTTAGCCGGTTGCTGTCGCCCGATTCCAGCGAAATCGCGCTCCGCGGCCAATCCAGTTCCTTGGCGAGCAGCGCAATCAGCGCCGCGTTCGCCTTGCCCTTTTCGGGGACAGCGCGGACGCGCGCGCCCAGCCAGTCAGCGCCCTTCTCGTCCGTCCACCGTCCACCCAACTCCTCCCGCGCGGCACCGGGCGTCAGGCGGACGGAAAGCAGCAGGTCGTTGCCGTCCTGCCGCCAGACGCTCACACCAGCCCGAAGAGCGGCGGCAATATGGCCTGGCGGATGATCAGGATGGCCAGCAGCACGACCATGGGCGACAGGTCCAGCGCGCCCAGATCGGGCATCACCCGCCGGATCGGATTGTAGATTGGCGCCGTCATGCGATCGAGCGCAACTATGACGGTGCGGACCACATCGCTTGAGGTGTTGATGACGTTGAAGGCGATCAGCCAGCTCATGATCGCCTGGATGATGATGATCCACCACAGCACATCGAGCAGGATGACGATGATCTGATAGAAGGCGTAGGCCATGCGGTCTCCGAATTGACTGCCGATGCTCTAGCCGAGGGGGACGGCGCACGACAAGGCTTAGCGCAGGATTCCAGCGCCTTTCCCCTCGTCATGCCAGCGAAAGCTGGCATCTCCTCTGCCCGGGCGCAGCCTCGCCTTGCAAGATCCAGCTTTCGCTGGGATGACGAGGGAGAGAACAACCGGCAGCGTATGACTTACCGGCGCACTAAAGTGCCCGCACCGCGCTTCGTGAAGATTTCCAGCAGCATAGCATGGGGAACCCGGCCGTCCAGGATGACGGCGGCGTCCACTCCGCCTTCCACAGCCTTCACGCAGGTTTCGAGCTTGGGGATCATCCCGCCGCTGATCGTGCCATCCTCTTGCAGCACCCGGATTGCCGCGGGATCGAGGTCAGTCAGCAGCTGCCCCTGCTTGTCGAGCACACCGGCCACATCGGTCAGCAGGAAGAAGCGCGAAGCCTGAAGCTCGGCCGCAATCGCGCCCGCCATCGTGTCCGCATTGACATTATAAGTATGTCCATCCGCACCAATGCCCACCGGCGCGACCACCGGAATGATGCCGCTTTGCGAGAGCGTATCGAGGATAGAGCGATCGACCTTCACCGGATCGCCGACAAAGCCCAGATCGACATTGCGCTCAATCCCCGAATTGGGGTCCGCCTCCCGCTTGCCCAGCACCTTCTCGCACAGGACCAGGCCACCGTCCTTGCCGGAAATGCCGACAGCCTTGCCACCCGCGCCAGCGATCCAGCCCACGATCTCCTTGTTGATCGAACCGGCCAGAACCATCTCCGCAACCTGCGCCGTCTCCTTGTCGGTCACGCGAAGGCCACCGACGAACTTCGATTCGACGCCCAGTTTCTTCAGCATCGCGCCAATTTGCGGGCCGCCGCCATGAATCACGACGACATTGATGCCGACCGCCTTCATGAGCACCACGTCCTCGGCGAAATCACGCGCCGCCTCCGGGTCGCCCATGGCATGGCCGC
It includes:
- a CDS encoding DUF2141 domain-containing protein, producing the protein MRARLLFLVAMLVTLPGAAPDNQPQPLSMGVRDLRSGKGNLLVCITRSPAYFPDCSHDPDKRHLTVPVASGAIPLGEVAPGDYAIAIIHDENGNGKLDTFAGIPREGVGFSRNPAIRFGAPSFRSAQFPVAGSAVRQEIKIKYFL
- a CDS encoding sterol desaturase family protein — its product is MAAALLLSALAMSAIVGVRYLLTSGGFALATHVRQPGLYAHLGDQVRREIGWSLASALIYGIPAGIIAWGWQAQGWTRIYTDVHAFPLWYLPVSVLLYLAAHDSWFYWTHRWMHRPRLFRIAHAVHHASRPPTAWAAMSFHPWEALTGALVIPALVLLIPIHVGALGAVLAIMTVMGVSNHMGWEMFPRWLVQGPAGRWLITASHHQRHHELYSCNYGLYFRVWDRLCGTDRGLGDFEKGRA
- a CDS encoding prephenate dehydratase, with protein sequence MENYPAPARVIVADLAAKAAADPSRAIAYQGAPGANSHLAALDYAPDCVPLPCFAFEDAIDAVRNGQAARAIIPIENSLHGRVADMHFLLPESGLHIIDEYFLRIRHCLMAIDDAPVKSAMSHPQALGQCRHYLRERGIQPVAYADTAGAAALVAESKKPGEGAVAPYLAAELYGLKLVAENIEDSDDNMTRFLVLSREPKMPEPGVGPVMTTFLFEVKNVPAALYKAMGGFATNGVNMTKLESYQRGASFAATEFFCDIEGMPGDPAIDRALAELEFHSKWVRMLGSYRQARPRT
- a CDS encoding c-type cytochrome; the encoded protein is MADRFNTVAGWALFAGIVALGGGIVSSKYFHDERPEKMGYAIEGVEAEGEGGAAAGPGLNTLLASADVAAGEKVFAKCAACHTVNQGGANGIGPNLYATVGEGIGQGKGGFAFSDALKSKGGNWTFEALDHWLTSPREFAPGTKMTFAGLGNPADRANLIAWLNTQGSNLPLPAADAAPAEASATPAEAASNATNAAESVAGKAPANAAPATGPAAAGK
- a CDS encoding kinase — protein: MTTLPGDAPGNNGSAIQALEHLVQQALSGLNTSLTIIGLCGAQGSGKSTLARALKERFDRNGVPTALLSIDDLYRTRVEREMLGRASHPLLRTRGVPRTHDIDLGLGIIASLERGEAAPLPRFDKAADDRLPDSAWEEAAPGTRLLLLEGWCVGARPQSEADLASPVNQLEREEDAEGIWRHFVNSALAGSYQALFARIDRLVFLAAPSFDVVLRWRNEQEEELRGRAPSPGVMSGKEIARFIQHYERLTRHMLDDLPRWADMVIELAEDRSVIAIRNRGGLL
- a CDS encoding hemolysin family protein translates to MATIPPHAPTPFPWADLVIILALVALNGVFAMSELAIVSARRPRLQAMEKAGRRGAQTALALASDPGKFLSTVQIGITLIGIVAGAYSGASLGGPVGERLQGLGLSPSGAANLGFALVIGLTTYASLIVGELVPKQFALRAPEPIAALVATPMLWLSRLTAPIVWVLDGSSALIFRLLRMTRESESHVTAEELHLIVAEASRSGVIEESERAIISGVVRLADRPVREVMTPRMDVDWIDISADDETIRARLLETPHTRLPVGRGTVEDIIGVVQARDIMTALFRGDRLNLEALMRRVEVVPDQVDAMDVLEVLRRADVPMVMVHDEYGHFEGIATPADLLSAIAGHFASDRDAHDEPDVVEREDGSLLVSGQMPVDLLADRIGIDLPEGRDYATVAGHALWLLKRLPEVGDFIDDQGWRFEIVDMDGRKIDKLLVAER
- a CDS encoding OmpA family protein, which translates into the protein MRISHRIMGAAGLAAMLATTACTTDPNTGQRQISKAAIGGIGGALGGYLLGDLVGGRRDRTEKILGAGIGAVAGAGIGAYMDAQERKLREETAGSGVDVIRDGDNLVLRMPSGITFTTDSAAVQTQFRPTLDDVSSVLAQYPKTYIDVYGHTDSDGSDAYNQTLSERRAQSVADYLTTHGVQSARIATRGFGETQPIASNESAEGKASNRRVEIKIAPVTENDVRA
- a CDS encoding MarC family protein codes for the protein MIELFISAFVTLFVVIDPPGCAPIYASLTTGASHAQRRVMAIRAVGIAAVILLIFALWGKQLLGVLGIALDSFRIAGGIMLFIIAMDMVFEKRTQRREDRAHKIAETPEVEDVSVFPMAMPMIAGPGSIATVMLLMSQADGISERLVVMGAVVVTLALMLGSLLAAGPIMALLGSKIEAVITRLLGVLLAALAAQFVIDGLKASF
- a CDS encoding YybH family protein — its product is MKAARAALIAASLLGLVAARPPMRYQPDPSSVFAAEIAFNRLARDKGQWTAFRETAADDAVMFVPQRVMAKQWLKGRTDPPKPVSWTPSVIHVSCDGNLAASTGNWRRPDGSVGYFTTIWRREKNGAWKWVLDHGDTLAAPREAPEFLVGKVATCKRREPGLGARPAPGAKTPAPPADDSLIWTADVAADGSRHVRVRAWNGSGYDVVIDDKVAAPGA
- the folD gene encoding bifunctional methylenetetrahydrofolate dehydrogenase/methenyltetrahydrofolate cyclohydrolase FolD, with the translated sequence MTIGKIIDGKAFAATLRGKVADGVAAFVKSAGRKPGLAVVLVGEDPASSVYVRNKGKMTVEAGMESLEFKLPASIGEEELLDLVEELNADDRVDGILVQLPLPGHIDEAAVIGAVDPTKDVDGFHVVNSGRLATGQEALVPCTPLGCVMLLKDELGDLTGMEAVVVGRSNIVGKPMAQLLLAENCTVTIAHSRTRDLASVVHRADIVVAAVGRAEMVKGEWIKPGATVIDVGINRVTDTEDGKSRIVGDVATAEALAHVRAITPVPGGVGPMTIAVLLRNTLVAAHARAGLAKPEGL
- a CDS encoding DUF167 domain-containing protein produces the protein MSVWRQDGNDLLLSVRLTPGAAREELGGRWTDEKGADWLGARVRAVPEKGKANAALIALLAKELDWPRSAISLESGDSNRLKRLRIKGGGEALALEHFQVRLNRLTAQEMRR
- a CDS encoding YggT family protein, whose product is MAYAFYQIIVILLDVLWWIIIIQAIMSWLIAFNVINTSSDVVRTVIVALDRMTAPIYNPIRRVMPDLGALDLSPMVVLLAILIIRQAILPPLFGLV
- the argB gene encoding acetylglutamate kinase; the protein is MRARMNNKHAPDPALLAKAETLVEALPYMQRYAGQTFVVKYGGHAMGDPEAARDFAEDVVLMKAVGINVVVIHGGGPQIGAMLKKLGVESKFVGGLRVTDKETAQVAEMVLAGSINKEIVGWIAGAGGKAVGISGKDGGLVLCEKVLGKREADPNSGIERNVDLGFVGDPVKVDRSILDTLSQSGIIPVVAPVGIGADGHTYNVNADTMAGAIAAELQASRFFLLTDVAGVLDKQGQLLTDLDPAAIRVLQEDGTISGGMIPKLETCVKAVEGGVDAAVILDGRVPHAMLLEIFTKRGAGTLVRR